AGCTATTTGCTTCcggacacgcccacttcctgGAAAATAAACTTCTCGCATTTATTCCAGTTGCTGTTCGacattatatatacgtatacagtgGGCATGCAGTATGTATAGTGGCTTACCACAGTATGTATAGTGGCATGTGCAACGTATCATgattatacacacataaacacacacaacagcctttatataataattatagtctaaaaGTTTTTAATGAAAGTTTCAATCACTGTAGCTTCCTCAGTGCGTCTTGTAGGATATCCACTTCGTACTTGATATCGCTCACCAGATTCTGCACTGAGCTCTTGTCCTTGATGATGTCCACACTCTGGGTGTAGGGGTCGTAACGCACAGAGAATGGCCGGGGGATTGTACGTGCAAATTCCCTATAGAGAGAAGAGAAACGAAGTATACAAATAAGGACACTTGGCCAGTAATGATATATTTAGATCCCATGCATTTGAGtatatttagcagggaactacaGCTATTATAGTACCGTACTATATTATAACTTAGTAtaaacaatgcatgcatgagtgcatACAATTATGGGTACAGGCATTGTTATCAGTTTTACACCTGGTACACAATTGAGTAACAGTAtaggtataccgtatatatatatagctggttattttcgtatgagggatgttatacatgcataattataaccaaaaCAATTTCGGCCATACACAATTCCTCtcttattagtcatagatgcACAATGTATTGCAAGTGTATGTATGGTCAGCAGTACGGATATTACTGTAGTCACTCACATCAGCTTCTGTTTAGCATTTTCAAAGCTATTGGCCAAGAAGTAGACTGGTTGCATCTCTGTGATGGGGTACTTCTGAAAAGAGGTTTTGAATGGATCGAGGGGACGCACATCAGGCTTGTCAGACAGgcagtactgtgtgtgtgtgggggggggggggggggtctcaATTTGCAATAAAAATATGGAGCTAGCTTTATTTCGTATATAGAGGGTTAGGATTAACACaaggtatatatacaacatacaTGTCCACATCAAAGCTATGGAAGCTACCGGCACTTTAATGTGGACATGTGCATGTCAGTCATGTTTAAGCAACTGTTAGGAATTTTGAGCACTAAAAGTATGTCTCTCAGCTGATACCTCCAACTCCCCAAAGGAGGAGAGTAGACCAGCTCCATATGCCTTGGTCTGCCCGTTCTGCTTGCACAGACCAAACTCAATAGTAAACCAGTAGAGCTGCAGGGGTGAGGTGAAAGTGCAGGATAAGGTAGGAGGGAAAGTGAAGCAGAAAATCAATGACAGGACAttgcacacaatacacacacacacacacacaacacctaaacgatcatacatgtatactagtagtataattacgcacacacacacacacacacgcttaAAAAACACTGCCAGCTAAAAGAGAGTAAACTGACCGTTGCCAACTGTTGTATATATTCCTCAGGGGCTCCGAGGGAGGCCAGCCCAATCTCTTGTGAGAACTGAGCAAATGATGGGTCACAGAACAGGGGCACATGGCCGAGCAGTTCATGACAGACATCAGGCTCAGGGGTGTAGTTTGGCTTGGAGAAATGACGGATGTACTGGGTCGAGTGGAACACACGAAAATCCAGCCCAGCAAGGAAGTCACGCGAGGATAGTAAACCTGTGtttgtgcgtgcgtgcgtgtgtgtgtgtgtgtgtgtgtgtgtgtgtgtgtgtgtgtgtgtgtgtgctctactGATACAACTCCAACCAAACGTTTCCATATCAATCACATGAACAGCtaccataattgaccacataactgtGTTTGTGTAGGAGAGTGAGTGAGAGTAATATGATAAACCACAAGGAGAAGGAGTAGCCAGAGTTATGCAAGTTTTACTATATCAAATTATATACTTGTACAGCAGGAAGTTTGGCAAATCAAGGTGAGAGTCATTACTGTGACCACTGTggtatatggcagttataccagaggaggtattTGGTTTGGCTTGACTTTCATAATGTTTGTCATACCGATatttcgtacagctcaggatagtgacattGAACCTATTGTGCCAGGATTTTCGTAGGTACtcattgaccacataactttcAGGCCAAACCCAACACTAAACTTCACTACTGATTCAGAAACCTGTGATCTTTATAGTTGCAGCTTCTACTTTTAGGGACTGTTCCAGcaccacacatgtacatgtgtatatgaaTCTAAAATAGCAAGGGGCTAGTGTGTGTTCCCACTACGAGCATAACAAGCACAGAGGTACTGTACAAGGGGCCagcaaataataatttattatggaACAGAGTTAGTTTCTGTACCTGCAACTGGTCTGAGCCTGAACCCAGTGCATGATTGCAGGTATTGAGAGACCTATTCCAGTTGGGGAATATTGTCCTCCCTGTAGTGAACacagatagtagtgtgtgtgtgtgtgtgtgtgtgtgtgtgtgtgtgtgtgtgtgtgtgtgtgtgtgtgtgtgtgtgtgggtacacAGTAGGGTTGTGAGTATACACTAAGAGCAAGCACACACTTTCAGCTTCAGCTCAAGTGTTTAGCCATGAACATACATGCAAGGATCAGTCAATAGCTTAAAGTGCTATAATCATAGTGATACAAATATATGTACACTGCATACAAGGAGCACATGACTCTGACTCTTACACAGTGCTACTGCATTCAGCATAGCATACCTGAATCCACAGTTCTCTTGTAGCAGTGGGAAGACATGGTTGTGCTCCTTGCAAGTGTGAGTAGGGAACAGCTTGATCAGCTCACAAAAGATGGTGCACCTGTGGAAATATTGTtaataaaaaattattgtcACTGTGTACTTAAATCTAAAATTGTACTTAGAATTAGAATtaactgtacgtacatgtacaatgataaCATAACATATCATATACACAGTCGGTAGTACACACACTGAAATATAATTTCAAACTTGAAAGATGTGCATTTTGTAGTTCCCAGGGAGATATAGATGTAAGTAAGTGTACTGATATTTAATATTGTAAAATGTACGCTCACCAGGTGTTGACCTCCTTGTCAGTGTACTCCACATGAGGTATTGGCTCTCCACTATCTATACACGGGAATAAAAATACAAGAACATTTTGGTTCTGCAagtgatttggtaaagatggTTACAGTAAAAAGATGCTAACATAGTATTGTATATTGAGTTAGTGAAAGTGTCgatcagtgctctagttttgcATAATTATCTAGAACCTCTTTTATGGTATATCTACATCAATAATATTGTGTTTTCATTGAGATTAGTTATGCCttgtataataatgttttgaatcactgtatatgcatgcactcacttcccccccccccctactagTACTATTTTgactattaataataattatatacaaggagGATAACATTGATCAACATACATCATGGTCAATATGCAGACCATTTGACTTTTCCTttatacatacagtataatGCAAGTCACTAGCGGAGTATGTACTGTTGCTATGGTAATCTACAAATCTGTTCACGAGAGCACTCTGAAAACTTCCACTCCcaacagtcagtagcagtcTACCGTCAAACAGACTGGCTTCTTCGACCAATGAAATGAATCCTGTGTTGGATTTATTGATATTCTGCGGAACGTATTCTGATGCATTAACAGTTAACATTGATGTCATTTTATTCATCTCCTCTTTGCATTTCTTACCAGGATGCCAGTGCCCTTGATAGTGGCAAGAATCAGTACCGTGTTCGCCAATGTCTTTGATAAATATTGTTCGATTGAGTGGAATCTGTGTTTTGTTGGAGATAGCCTCTAGAAGTAGTTGCACTCTCTTCATGCAGCAGCTGTAAAAACCAGTTTGATTTGAGTTGTGTGAATTGAATGCAAACTCAAACAACTTTTCGAACCGAATGTGAACAGAAATGTAGTCGTTTGATTTTAGTCTCTTGGATTTCACGAATTGAGCAGCTTGAGATTTTGCTTTCGAGCTGAACGGTATTTGGGTAAAGGGTAGCACACAATGATACATGGTTTTTGGATCTGTAAATGGTCTTGTGTATTTTCCTTGCCAGCTAACGAAAAGAACACTGGCATTTAGTTTGGAGGAGTCCAAGTAGTTTACTAAATGGTCCATAAGTTGAACTAGTGATAATGAAACGTCACGATTTACGCAAAATACTTCTTTGATGGAGAATTTTTGGTCGTCAGTAATTGTTCTGTTAAAATCTTTCTGCTGCTCTTTTCTTAGTACATCTTCAACGGCTGGTGTCAGCGATTTGTATGCTGTGTCCGTGCAAGTAAGAACTGGTTTGTCTTTGTGACTTGAGAAAACACTCTTTAAAGAAGAGTCCATTATCTTATGAATCTCCCTCGGTAGCACAAACATGTGAGGTGAAAAGTAAACAACAACGATGTTTCTAAAGGATTGTCTCAAGAATGAATTCATTGGATCAATCAGACTTTGTTATTGCCTCCAACACACTCGGCATATCTCCTGTGGAATAACTTCATGTCAAGAAGCTCTCGAATATCGTAACTGTCAGAATTTTGAAATCCGCTCATTCTCGAGTTTAGAACAAAAGGTTCTACACCTGTAAAATTCCATCTTGTAGCTAGGGACAGAAACTCATTGTAATGGATAAAAGCATTCGTAAGCTGCTCCGCATACACCATTGATATCATGTATCGTTTAAGATCAACTTTTTCTACAGTAGTCAGCTCTTTCACTTCGACTACTTCGTTTGTCGATTGGTTTTGAAAACTCCATTTCGATTTTAGCGACAGAAGATGATTCTGCAAAAACAATCGATGTATattgtaagtacatgcataacctctcataattatatagtcacaCAAGCACACGTATACTAAATAGACTGACTAACTTTTACTATATGAATATATAATGGTTCTATAAATAATAGTGTGGCTAATTTagttctatctatggttaagGTTGAATTAACATAATCCAGATCTAGCTTACTGTAGTGACTCCAGGCCCAGGCCCCTTGTTGACCCGCAACAAGTTATTGGGGTCTACTCCGAAATATATAGCATAGCAACAGAGCACTGACAGCAACAGTAAAGTTGTGTAGGCCCAGAAAAGTTTCATTGTAGAGCTAAACTAGATCCAGTGGGCATGCAGTATGATTCACTGTAcatcgcgcatgcgcaacacaTCATTGATTACCTGTATAGCAAAAAGTACACAcatgaacacacacaacagcctATATATATCTAAACGTTTTTTAATGAAAGTTTCAATCACTGTAGCTTCCTCAGTGCGTCTTGTAGGATGTCCACTTCATACTTGATATCGCTCACCAGGTTCTGCACTGAGCTCTTGTCCTTGATGATGTCTACACTCTGGGTGTAGGGGTTGTAACGCACAGAGAATGGCCGGGGGATCGTATGTGCAAATTCCCTATAGAGAGAAGAGAAACGAAGTATACAAATAAGGACACTTGGCCAGTAATGATATATTTAAATCCCATttgtacggtggccctgagtgctactctagttggtagttggcagttgctagttggcagttgggagttgggagttggtagttggcaattggtagttgggagttggcagttgggagttcgtaacctttaaactttgcaacaataattagcctGCTTTTATGTAAGTTAAAATTATGATACTGACACCAATAGATCTAGCTGGCCTAAGACGGCAATATTAATCTTTATATGTAGAGTCTACACATCTAGGTAGGGAGGTaatttcaagtctaatccccaTGCACCTATATTCctggtagggggggggggagcattatagaaacaggttttgcATGGCAAATCTTAGATTCTATTGAGGCCATTTAAAGTTATGGTTAAAAGATTAGAGGCAGTGCAAAGAAGTTTACTAGCCTCAGACGGCACTAACGTGTGTCcactatacaatgtataagtAGGGCTTGCCCCCATCAATGAAGGCTTAAGAGAAACAGAATAATTCCTGGCATTAGTTCattgccaactgccaactgccaactaccaactgccaactaccaactagcAACTGCAAACTACCAACTAggcatttgaactatcaagtatgaACTATCAATTAGAGTAGCactcgggggggggggggcgggggGGGGCCACCGtacatttgagtgtatttagcagggaactatgagctataattatatatagtattatagattgctctgggctacaaactacaacatcaCAAGTACACATTGTACAAGGagatacacataattattaacatgcatgcatataagtATATCTAAGTACAATGCATGGGTACAGGCATTGTTATCAGTTGTACACCTGGTACACAATGAGTAACAGTATAGGTataccatatatatatatagctggttattttcgtatgagggaaattatacatgcataattataaccaaaaCAATTTCGGCCATGCACAATTTATCtcttattagtcatagatgcACAATGTATTGCAAGTGTGTGTATGGTCAGCAGTACGGATATTACTGTAGTCACTCACATCAGCTTCTGCTTAGCATTTTCAAAGCTATTGGCCAAGAAGTAGACTGGTTGCATCTCTGTGATGGGGTACTTCTGAAAAGAGGTTTTGAATGGATCGAGGGGACGCACATCAGGCTTGTCAGACAGgcagtactgtgtgtgtgtgtgtgtgtgtgtgtgtgtgtgtggggggggggggtctcaATTTGCAATAAAAATATGGAGCTAGCTTTATTTCGTATATATAGAGGGTTAGGATTAACACaaggtatatatacaacatacaTGTCCACATCAAAGCTATGGAAGCTACCAGCACTTTAATGTGGACATGTGCACGTCAGTCATGTTTAAGCAACTGTTAGGAATTTTGAGCACTAAAAGTATGTCTCTCAGCTGATACCTCCAACTCCCCAAAGGAGGAGAGTAGACCAGCTCCATATGCCTTGGTCTGCCCATTCTGCTTGCACAGACCAAACTCAATGGTAAACCAGTAGAGCTGCAGGGGTGGTGGTGAAAGTGCATGATAAGGTAGGAGGAAAGTGAAGCAGAAAATCAATGACAGGACATTGCACACAATACACTCGTATAAACACAGTATACTACAATCATGTGTAAGCTAAAAATGCACTGTACAAtcaattgtatgtacattgtatatgaaCTAATAGtaatttttgtgtatataatataattatacacacacacatgcacacgacacctatatacacacacatgcacacgacacctatacacacacacatgcacacgacaCCTATACACGTGTAACAACAATGAGAGCTACATACATTATACAACATTTActagtagtataattatgcacgcacacacacacgcttaaaaacactgccAAGTGAGGACACTTggcagtgtttttaagcgtgtgtgtgtgaactgACCGTGGCTAACTGTTGTACATATTCCTCAGGGGCTCCGAGGGAGGCCAGCCCAATCTCTTGTGAGAACTGGGCAAATGATGGGTCACAGAACAGGGGCACATGGCCGAGCAGCTCATGACAGACATCAGGCTCAGGGGTGTAGTTTGGCTTGGAGAAATGACGGATGTACTGGGTCGAGTGGAACACACGGAAAGCCAGCCCAGCAAGGAAGTCACGCGAGGATAGTAGACctgtgtttgtgcgtgtgtgtgtgtgtgtggtgtgtgtgtatgtgggtgtgtggtgtgtgtgtgggtgtgtgtgtgtgtgtgggtggtgtgtgtgtttgtgtgtgtgtgtgtgtgtgtgtgtgtgtgtgtgtgtgtgtgtgtgtgtgtgtgcatgtactctaCTGATACAACTCCAACCAAAAGTTTCCATATCAATCACATGAACAGCTAcgtaattgaccacataacttccaggCCAAACTCAACACTAGACTTCACTACTGATTCAGAAACCTGTGATCTTTATAGTTGCAGCTTCTACTTTTATTTGGATTGTTCCAGCACcacacaagtacatgtatattttatGCATATGAATCTGAAATAGCAAGGGGCTAGTGTGTTTGCACTATGAACATAACAAGCACAGAGGTACTGTACAAGGGGCCagcaaataataatttattgtggaACAGAGTTAGTTTGTGTACCTGCAACTGGTCTGAGCCTGAACCCAGTGCATGATTGCAGGTATTGAGAGACCTCCTCCAGTTGGGGAATATTGTCCTCCCTGCAGTGAACACAGatagtgggtgtgtgtgtgtgtgtgtgtgtgtgtgggtttgTGGGTACACAGTAGGGTTGTAAGTATACACAAAGAGCAAGCACACACTTTCAGCTTCATCTCAAGTGTTTAGCCATGAACATACATGCAAGGATCAGTCAATAGCTTAAAGTGCGATAATCATACccatgtacgtacactgcaTACAAGGAGCACATGACTCTGACTCTTACAGCACTACTGCATTGTAACAGTATAGTACCTGAATCCACAGTTCTCTTGTAGCAGTGGGAAGACATGGTTGTGCTCCTTGCAAGCATGAGTAGGGAACAACTTGATCAGCTCACAAAAGATGGTGCGCCTGTGGAAATAttgttaataataatattgtcgCTGTGTACTTAATCATACTTAGTATCTTTACAAGTCATTGAATATTAGAATTGATTGTGCTACGCGTAAAATGATAACAATGACAATCATTGGTGGTACCACAGTCGGTATAGTACCACAGTCGGTATAGTACCACAGTCGGTATAGTACCACAGTCGGTAGTACCACAGTCGGTATAGTACCACAGTCGGTATAGTACCACAGTCGGTATAGTACCACAGTCAGTAGTACCACAGTCGGTATAGTACCACAGTCGGTATAGTACCACAGTCGGTATAGTACCACAGTCGGTAGTACCACAGTCGGTATAGTACCACAGTCGGTATAGTACCACAGTCGGTAGTACCACAGTCGGTATAGTACCACAGTCGGTATAGTACCACAGTCGGTATAGTACCACAGTCGGTAGTACCACAGTCGGTATAGTACCACAGTCGGTAGTACCACAGTCGGTAGTACCACAGTCGGTATAGTACCACAGTCGGTATAGTACCACAGTCGGTATAGCACCACAGTcggtagtacacacacagaaataTAACTTCAAACTTGAAAGATGCATTTTGTAGTTCCCAGGGAGATATATAAATTTGCAAGTAAGTGTACTGATATTGATTATAGTTATCTTTGACTTGATATTGCAACTTTGAGAAAAACTTTTGAAAAATATACAATGTGCGCTGCTCACCAGGTGTTGACCTCCTTGTCAGTGTACTCCACATGAGGTATTGGCTCTCCACTATAGAGGAGAATAAAAATACAACACTTAAAAACATTTTGGTTCTGCAagtgatttggtaaagatgaTTACAGTAAAAAGATGCTAACATAGCATTGTATATTGAGTTAGTGAAAGTGTCAATCTTTACCAACACCACTAACTCACTGTTTGTAGAGGTAGGCAATGTCTGCAAACTGTTTTCTCCTTGCTCTGTACACCTCATCAGTGAAACCCTTtacgataattatagcaatataTACATTACATAGCAATATATATATTACATATTTGCGTAGAAATCATCAACGGTcaatttcataattattcattaagGTCATCTCCAACCGGGTGATAACCGCTAATGATTGCAGCTTTGGGCTAGGCTTACAACAAAAAGCACAGCCACTTGTTCTAATTTTAAGAAATGCACCACAACCcctctccacccactcactggaTGGTCAGAGTCCAAGTCAGCACCATAGGAGAGGACCTGATTGGCAAATCTGTCCAAGTCAGAAATCTTACGAGGAAACCAAGGCACTGCAAATTATAGACAGGCAAAAAGAtttacacaaacacacacacacctcttaGAAAGTTAGCggactaccccccccccccaggccTATTGTGACATAAAGGCCAGATACTCAGGTCCTAAATAgtgtacaaaacaataatCCCACCTCTGCATACTGCTGCTCCCCAAATTAACGTGTTGATTTTAtactgtgtacatacaatgtatcACCCCCCCCTAACCTTCGTCCATGCCCGGGTCACGTGACAGGACATTAACGGAGAGAGAATGTGATTTGAGAGACGAGAGAAGCTCCTC
The Halichondria panicea chromosome 11, odHalPani1.1, whole genome shotgun sequence DNA segment above includes these coding regions:
- the LOC135344291 gene encoding LOW QUALITY PROTEIN: protein henna-like (The sequence of the model RefSeq protein was modified relative to this genomic sequence to represent the inferred CDS: substituted 1 base at 1 genomic stop codon) gives rise to the protein LPNHLQNQNVLVFLFPCIDSGEPIPHVEYTDKEVNTWCTIFCELIKLFPTHTCKEHNHVFPLLQENCGFREDNIPQLEXVSQYLQSCTGFRLRPVAGLLSSRDFLAGLDFRVFHSTQYIRHFSKPNYTPEPDVCHELLGHVPLFCDPSFAQFSQEIGLASLGAPEEYIQQLATLYWFTIEFGLCKQNGQTKAYGAGLLSSFGELEYCLSDKPDVRPLDPFKTSFQKYPITEMQPVYFLANSFENAKQKLMEFARTIPRPFSVRYDPYTQSVDIIKDKSSVQNLVSDIKYEVDILQDALRKLQ
- the LOC135344512 gene encoding uncharacterized protein LOC135344512 codes for the protein MNSFLRQSFRNIVVVYFSPHMFVLPREIHKIMDSSLKSVFSSHKDKPVLTCTDTAYKSLTPAVEDVLRKEQQKDFNRTITDDQKFSIKEVFCVNRDVSLSLVQLMDHLVNYLDSSKLNASVLFVSWQGKYTRPFTDPKTMYHCVLPFTQIPFSSKAKSQAAQFVKSKRLKSNDYISVHIRFEKLFEFAFNSHNSNQTGFYSCCMKRVQLLLEAISNKTQIPLNRTIFIKDIGEHGTDSCHYQGHWHPGKKCKEEMNKMTSMLTVNASEYVPQNINKSNTGFISLVEEASLFDGRLLLTVGSGSFQSALVNRFVDYHSNSTYSASDLHYTVCIKEKSNGLHIDHDVC
- the LOC135344511 gene encoding phenylalanine-4-hydroxylase-like gives rise to the protein MDPPAQKKSKMDTGDDSYIPVPAPSAENSSNLSLMFSLREEKGSLLNALKPFQKLGINMKHLESRPSKTNPGSEYDFYVDCVCPPEIKEELLSSLKSHSLSVNVLSRDPGMDEVPWFPRKISDLDRFANQVLSYGADLDSDHPGFTDEVYRARRKQFADIAYLYKHGEPIPHVEYTDKEVNTWRTIFCELIKLFPTHACKEHNHVFPLLQENCGFREDNIPQLEEVSQYLQSCTGFRLRPVAGLLSSRDFLAGLAFRVFHSTQYIRHFSKPNYTPEPDVCHELLGHVPLFCDPSFAQFSQEIGLASLGAPEEYVQQLATLYWFTIEFGLCKQNGQTKAYGAGLLSSFGELEYCLSDKPDVRPLDPFKTSFQKYPITEMQPVYFLANSFENAKQKLMEFAHTIPRPFSVRYNPYTQSVDIIKDKSSVQNLVSDIKYEVDILQDALRKLQ